tctatctctctctttttttctctgcttcagaGAAGTAGCAAAATGGTTCTCCACAATTAAtgaaacagactcaaagataacATAATCATTCAATACAACAAACTTGTCTCTGTGCAGAGACTAAAGTAGTGACAAACCTTTGttcacctagaaaaaaaaaaaacaaaaaatgactaTGTattagaacaagagagaaaaagaggataCTCCAATGTATAACAATGACATCAGCATTATATTATGCAGTGCTGTAAAAAGTAATATACAAATAAATCAGAATTGAAGATTAAATGATCAGTTGCTAGAAACAAGTGAATAAGTTAATCTGAGGAACACTAGAAAGTGATTATATAAAGCTGAATTTACTTGAATGCCCAAAGCAGGGAAGCTCAAACAATTATATGCAAAGAAAAATCAGAGACCAGATTCGAAGAactacacagacacagagactgtCTCTAAATTCCATGGAAATGGAAAGAATGATGAGTTAACATCAGAACGTAAGACTCTTTCACCTCCTACAAACTAATCAATGGAAGACACCAAATATGTAGACACAAGTAAGTGAAGAAAAATGATCATGCCAATATACACTTAAAAACCCTGCAGTAAAATATGACATTTGCTGAGTATAAAAGCTTCTAAGAGTGGGAGAACataaagacaaagagaagcacagctaaagcaaaaaaacaaaacaaaaaaaaaaaaacaaaaaaaaaaaaacaaaaaaaaaaaacaaaaaaaaaaccaaaaaaccaaaaaaacaaacaaacaaacaaacaaaaaaaaaactgtaactcttCTCCTCTAATTGGACTAACTCAAAACAGTGCACCAGTGAGAACACATTTCCAAAAAGccagagaaaaatttaaaggggACAATCAATATAGGAGAGTCAGAAAGCAGGTGAAccttcttgagaaaaaaaaacaaaacaacaaccataacaacaacaacaaaaacccaaaaactaaaaaaactcAGATCAGACCAGGAACACTACCTACAAATATCTTAGACTCCCTGGTGGTAGCATTCATAGTCTCGAAAACTGCTGTGTAGACTGGGATGAGCAGCAGAACTGTCAATGTCCATACCTGGGTTTGGATCCTGTTTTCTATAATCTCAATTTTTCAGGCAAAGTATACCCACAGCTGTGATAGTAGCAAGACTGTCGTGTGGGTAACAGAAGGCTTTCTGGCTAAATCTGAGGCCAGCTCTACCAGGtgtgtattggggggggggtgggggtagctGGGGAGGGTAGGGACAGAGAACAGATAACAGAGGGAACCTGGACAAATGCCAATGTTATGAAGATAACAGGACTTAGAAGAGAATCCGCCACTGACATTTCCTACAAGTTCACAAGTGTTGAATCACACTCATAGTAAGTGTGTTGCTGCTTTCAGTCTGGATCAAAGAAACTGCATTTCCGTAGGCAAAAGCTATTTCAGAGACTCGAAACTAGTCTAATCAAATACTAAGAACATCTGATTGCCTACTGTACAACCATATTACCACATCTAAGAGTATTCTCAGAAAAAATTTCCAGAACCATTAGTACAAAACAaactgacaaaaccaaattcatgtcctctttctACTCTCACCTGAGCCCCACCTCACACCTTTCACAATCCTTCTAACATATTTGAATCTCTTGCTTACAGTCTCCTCTCTGATCAACATCCAGGGCTCTTAGTTGAATCACAGGTAAGAATTTTGTCCTAACCTATAGTACATCTAATAACTGCAAAAAGAGTGTGGCCTGATACATGCTCACTTTTCCAGACAATAAGATGCAATATTTAGAACTGAACATGTATTATAAAACAACATTTTTGAATGTGGTATTTGCATCCAATAATACATATATGTCCCAGAAAATTAGctggacaaaaaaaaatttcctcagtaACAGTTAATGTTTACAACCATTTCAATTTCAACTTAGGTACGctttaattctttaattctcCATGCACTTGGAGAActagtgacagataatgaatgtttaacTAGATAATTACTCTAATTGGATGTGcatgtaaacatctctgttgtaaacttattCAATTCTagtgaacttgtgtgtgtgtgtgtgtgtgtgtgtgtgtgtgtgtgtgtgtgtgtgtgtaaagatgcTTGGATAAACCATGTGACATATTCTCCTTGAAAGGGTACAAAAGACTATGAAAGAACAATGTATGGCATTTGGAGCAAGGGCATTgttacatcagagcaggaggagagagcaagattagaagagaacacagaactgTTTTGGAGAAAACTTTGGAGAATTTttagagagcaagagaaatactTTTTACAGATAACCTAGAAATAAAggctaaaatcacttttcaaattatatgtttttcttcctgtgacttcaactAACAGGCTGGGAGTTAGAATCAAAAAGTTGCTatagagatagaacaaaggccatttTGCTTAATCCCCCACTGTTTGACTGTGAGGTGCTAAATGCCAGAGTCTAAAGTTTTCTGGTCTCAGAGGAACTCAGACAAGCAGGTCAGCTACCACAGGAAAGTCACTTAGACTTAAGACAGGTAAATTTATTTAAACAGCAACCCTAATATCTCCCAAGACCAGGTTTTGCCCCGACTGGcactcttctcctcttctgctaccattgagacagaaacagaaaagagaacagtcaTGGCTGGTCCCCAGcacacaacaataaaaaccaataCATATCACTGACTTGACATTTATTCCTTAAGTTTGTCCATTGGAAATCACTTATTCAGGCTCCACATTTACTCTCACACTAGCAGAAAAACTTCCAAACTCTTACCTATACTGTTAACTTGAATCATTATATAGTACCTCCAAATTatttactgtttctttttcttaagatttatgtACTTTAATTTGCTacgtatgggtgtttgcctgcaggTAGGTCTGTGCATTTCTTACTTGCCATAGCTGCAGTACCCATAAGAGGACAATGGATCCTTTAGAACCTGAGTTACAGAAGGCTGTAAAGTCACCATGTATATACTTGGAACTGAGCCTAGAAACAaccgctcttaactgctgagccacctctccagcacttgGTTAATTGTTCCTTAATTAGCTATTATGGACACTCAAATCAATGAACAGGGAGAGAATTCATGGATTACTAAAGAAACTTTCTTAGAATATAATCCTGAGTGCCAGCCAGATCATAaaagatacagacacacaaaaatgAGGTGACAAAGAGACACTGAGAAGTTTTGGCAATAAGAGTTGCTGGTTGTAAAAAGCATTTGTCCATGATTatgtggcttctggcttctggcatAAGAACAAGTCACTCTGAAATAGTATAGAGAAAGATATTACTTTGTTGTGTAGAAAATCATAGAATAAAGACTCAAAAACATTTCAATGAGTCAAGGCAACAGACTTGTTTCTGTGAAGGGACAAAAAAATCTGAGGAAGCATTTTTCACCTAATCCAAACTAAAAATGTGAATCCCCAAGTAAGATAACTAGAGCTGAATAGGGAACATTGTAATGTATGCCAGCAACATCAATGATACCTTTCGGAGTGCTGTGGAaagtcaaatacacacacacacacacacacacacacacacacacacacacagaactatTGAAGAAGAAAGGACAAGCTCTTAGAAACAAGTGACCATTTAGCCTTCTACATTACAAACCTAGAAAAGGCATTAAGCAGTACTGAGACTTAAGTAGTAAACAATTGCTCTAAGGATGTCTGAGAAATGGGCAGATTCACCAAAGAATGCTTCTTTCCTTTAAACAAATCCTATACTAATACCGCACAAGAAGAATATTATCTCAAACTCAAATAAAAGGAACACTAGAAACCATCATAGCTTTACCTCAACACCCAACGCAGTTAAGTccaaacaaatatacacaaagaaaaatcaaagacccGTTGCCAAGGatggacagagacaaagagattgCCTCTAAATTACATGAGAATAGAATACAAGCAGATTTAATGCCAAGAATATAAGACTCTTTTTTAACACCTATGAATTAATCAATTTAAGACACAAATATGTAGATTCAGAAGAAACATGACCATGACAATAGATTCCCTGGAAGGCCTGTGGCTAAATATCACATATGTTCCTTATAAAAATATGTCCTCTGAAGAACATGAGAACAAAAGGAATATACCTGTGCCCAAGGAACACAATGAGACACAAACCTGAACCTAACAATACAAAAGGACAGCTGGAATCAATTCCCTCTAATCAGAACAGAGAAGTGTGTCCTTCACACCCAACACATTTCATCAGTGGGTACACAGTtcatggaaagagaaaattttaaatgagacAATATGGGAGAGTAAGAAAGCAAGTGGgctgcttatttaaaaaatagaattctgTAATTTAAAGTTATAAATATCCACGAGAAAGCTGACACCTAACAGCATCTTAATAAGCTATGTACCTGACACACAACCTCACTTTTTTCCCTATACCAACAAGAAGATGCTTAGAATTCAGCAGACCACACACAGTGTCTACAAATATCTTGGACCCTCACAGTGTCAAAAATTGCCATGCCGGCTTGGGCAAGAGGCCATGTTAAAAATGGCCATACCCAGATTTGGATCTGTGTGCTCTAATCTCAATCTGCAAGGCAAGGCATGCCCAACGGTGTCATAGTGTCAATGATTTTGTGGGTAACAGAAGGTTTTCTGATTCTGAGGTCACCTCACAGAAGGATATATATGGAAACAAAAGCCAGTGATTGGAAAGGTCATAAGTCCTAGAAGGGCTTGACATTATCTACAACTACTCAAGCAGCCTTTACATGGTTCTGTTCACACCATAGCCTGGAACTACTTTCTGCCTTTGTCCAAGAAACTGTGCTTTCAGTGGGCAAcagtaatataaaaatgagactCATAACTGCTCAAATACTGACAACCATTGACTTCGTACTGCCTATGGTATAATGGAAATTCCATACCCTCCACATCTAAATTGCAAAGAATATtacagcagaaaaaaagaaaagattttaagagctgGATGAGGAGGTGGCACATAAAAAACAGTCTTGCTATATGACATGACAGTTGAAATTACAGACATGTGAAATCCTGGCTACCTGGCCCAATCCTGGACAAAAATCATTCACGAAATATGAGGAGGACAACTGGGAAGAAACATGTCTAACCTAGGATGGGACAGAGGGTGACAAAGGGCTAACACAGTAAGTGAATAGAgcaatgtaataaataaatatcaacatTTGTTaattataaaaagcaaacaaTTTATACAAATGAGATGTTAAAAAGGAAATAAGTGTCTATTtggaggaagaattttttttatcatctatAAAACCACACAATTAGAAAAGTCTTATACTATACGTTGCTTTTATGTATTCAATTAAATCTGAACagtaaacaaagaagaaatagctCTTAAAAAACTAACCAAAAACAAGACAGACCTTTAAAATGGAAACTTAAATgcactgaagaaataaagaatgacaTGGGAAGATGGAAAACATGCACATGGAATTGAATATATTACGGTGAAAAAGCTCAGTGTTGAAGATTTACATGATTAACTTAAAACTCACAAGCTCCCCATATTTACTTCACAGATATGGAAAAAAAAGAGTCCTACAGATATATATGGTGGCACAAAGATCATGAGTATGTTGAGCAACCCCAGAAACATGTAGCCAGCTTGAGTCATAGCATCTGTGATTTTGGATGATATTACAgatgtacaagaaaaaaaaaaaacagcatggcAAAACACCCAGGCAATAAgagcagcagagacagaaaaagccCAAGCATCTATGACCAACTGAATTTCACCAACACATCAAAAGTTATGTTACAAAAATAGGCAGCCTTATCAACAAGTCCTGCATGGAAAAGTaagtaatatataaacaaatgaaatcagGTCAAATTTCATCAATTGGTGAAACTTACAGAGCAACACAAGGAAAAATGAACTCATATACAGACATAGGGGCATAGTTTCTGAACAGATTACCAACTATCAAGACACACAAGCTAGAGCCAACTGTAATAACTGAGTATATGAAGAAACAGCCTATAGACTTAAGATATTTATCACAAACATTTCATAGTATAATAAACAAACCTGCAGATTTTcccaagtttaaaaataaaacaaaaagcaagtaatagtgtaattttaaaaagcaaaaaaaaaagttgaaagagCCAAAATTAAATAGTACATGCTCAAAACATTTAGTCACAAAGAAGTGCACATTTCATGTACACCACAATCTTCTTTCTGTCTAGTCAGTGTCCACACTAAATGtcccaaacaataacaaaaattagaaacaatgtaggagggagaacacagagaaacagtgtcaTAGAAATTCAACTCACTGAAGCCACCAGGCAAGCAGTGTGCAACTTTGTGAATGACCAAACAAGAACCTAGAGAAAATACTACTCAAGTTTCTCAAGGAATAAAATATACTGCAAAATATCAATGAAATACAAAGAAACCCGGAAAGAGGGGAAAatgtcataaagaaaaatgaacaaagtgGTTTTATGTGTTTCTATGTTCCTTCAGGAATTTTGTGAATGAATATAGATAATATTCCCCAAACCAAACATGAAAATGGGATACAgcttctaaagaaaaagaaaaacacactaaACTCAAAATATATACTTTCTATGAAAATACTTACTTCAAATATAAGGCTACAAAGGGTTAGAgtgaagaaatattttgtaaagatTTTCTGTGAAGAGGGTTGGTCGCAATTGTGGCAGGTAAGAGGAAAAGCCAGGCATatcaacacacaaaacaaagtttattaacaaaaaaatcaaatgttccATTTCTAGAAAGCTATTGATCAACATAAACGAATGCATTTTACAAAACATGCGTCCAAACACATGAAACAATCAATGACAGAACTGTaggaagcagagatgacagaacagtAGGAAGCAGCGAGATGGTAATACAGGAAGCTTAATGTCAACCATTGAGAAAGACAACCATGAACAACACAGAGAACTAATGATACCTAGCAGGGATCCAGAGAATCATGCACACAACAGTAAAAGATGCTCACTTTTCTCAAACTTCAACCAGCATGCTCACCTGTGACCATATCTTAGAAAGGGAACAAGTCTACCAACCTAGTAAAGATCAATGTCTCAAAAGTGTCTTCTCCAAGAATTCCATTGTCCTGGACTGCCTACATCAACagtagatagagaagagaaaactacATTAAAAACATGTGAATACTGACTTACCACTTGCATGTTCTCCTTCAAATGGgtgaagaaatataaaaacatgttTGTGCTTTATGAATATTGTAAGAAATTGGTACCAAGATCCTATAGGCATGTTTTATGTAAAGAAAATCttcctaaaatttttaaaattgcaagaGCCATAAGACTTCAAAAATTACGAGAGGCGGGAGATACCCAGAGGTGATTCTAAAACACACAGCAATTAAAGCTACATAAACCATGGATTGTTAACATAAAGACAGACCACAGAGTTATCAGTAGAAGGCAATGTAGATATAGCTTTATAGTCTTCATAGATATTAACCAAATCTTATCAAAATCCTGCTGGCATTATTTTAGGAAATGGAGAAATTAACCATAAAAGATaagagaacttaaaaaaaaatctacaaaatgcTCCAAAACTCTAAGAGCAGGAAAAACTAAGAGGCAATAACTTTTCCGACTATACAGTATactaaaactatataaaaaatatttagtattGATAGGAAGATATGATCAGTGATATGAATGAGAAGGGGACAGCATCCTTCACatacaaaaccaaattaaattacatttaccTCTGTATGTTAATTCTCACATGGAGAGTCTTCTAATACCTACAATGGGAATGGAATATTCTGATATCATTCTCAGTGCAATTATCTAGAAACATCTGGAATGAAATAGAATCTGGCAATAGAAATCTCATGTTCTTTTTTACTGTGACTTGtacctctccccatcccttcctcaATCCCTATAACATACCTGGATCCTTTCCTATAGTTTCCTCTCTTCACCATCCAGGGCTCTCAGACTCACAGGTGAGCAGGACTGACTGAGGAGCGGGCCCTTGTATATGGAAAAGATTCATCAGAAAGCACCCAGAACTTTTCAtggaacaaaaataaatgatgcCTCCTCAAAAAGGATAAacatgagggagagagaaaatatcacaaataaaaatgtctctttCATCTAACGATTTCACTTCACTCTGTGAGATGTGAgactcattcacacacagagacacatgcagagTCATTTCCCAGGAATCctgaggaggagctagggagagtgCAAGAAAACTCTTGTCACCCACAGAAACCAGGCTGCTGCACTTGGCCAAAGGGAGATCTCTGCAAAAAGCTCTGTCTGCAGGGTCAAGGCATTTCCACTCCTCCTACAAGAAGTTCACAGTCACATCCCTGAATAACAAaccctaaaataaaatacaacagcTTGGCTATATATGTATGGGCAGAGTGCTTTCCTTCAACTGAGGAGACAATTTTCTGATACAGATGattgataataattattttaaagatactttctaaaactttattttaaaaaaaaactttattttaatctATAGTGGATTTTCTAATTATACAAATAGTGTGGTGTGACTCACACAGCAATACTGAGTTTGCCTGGTCCTAAGGTGTACCGTAAAAACTCAGCCCatgaagacacatttctgaatggTTTATGTACATCCTaaactgcatagaactcagatgaAACATTCATAGCCACTAAAATGTCTGGTTAGTAAATGTTAATGTTTATCGTCCTAACTGTAGCGCTCGACTAAGTATATTTTCTGGCTCAATAACATCTGCACCGGTTTCTTATGCAACCCTGTTCACAGCAAatctttacaaaatatttcttcacGAAGCTCTCTGGGGATTCCTGTTAACCAGGGATGAAGGCATTCTTTTGAATAAGCAATTAGTAAAACGAGGAAGTTAGAAAGCATAAAAGAATTTACGTTCCAGGAGCTTTGTAATTGCCAACCCAGCAAACAGTAGATAACGTAACTGCTCTACCACATTTTTAATGAGTTATTTAATGACTGAATATTCTGgtaaccggggggggggggggggacggggggggaggggaggataaaTACCAGATCTCAAATTTCCCGACAAGGGTAAGATATCCACAACAAAATTGTGAGAGCGACTCCTAAGAGCAGCTGCGGAAAACACCCCCCTGCTCCGCTCCCGCCCGTTTCCCAGCCCCGCAGCTCCTCTGACCTGGGAGGTTCCAGGGTCCCCAGGCTGCGGTTCCCGCCGCTGCGCTGCCGACTGCTGACTCTCCCAGGCCCGCAGCCAGGAAACAGGACCTGAGGAGAGTTTTCCAAGGTCTGGTGAGAATTCCGACGTGGAAACCGGCCTGTGATTAGGAAACCGGTGGCTCACTCAGTAGCAAGAGGAATGGTGGATTTTCCTGTCACTCTGACCTGGATAATTCTAGACCCGCCCACTACCTCCTGGTTGTGGTCACGGGATTCCCCTAAAGCCTTTCAAACTCCGGgctttccttccttattttgtAGACTCCACCcagcccttttcctttttgcgtCACTCTCCTAGTCCTAAGAGTATCCGTGCCCCAGGGATTCTTGTCCCTCTCATTCAGTCTCAGGCTTCCTGTCACTCAGCTCCAGCTGTCAAGCTGGACCTGCTCTGAATAACCTCCCTCCCCCATGCCTGGAGCTAGCTAGACCAGAACTGGATCTGGTAGGATGTTACATCCCATATCTGATAGTTCTGAACCCCTCGGAGAAAAGGTAGGTAGCCTAACTTCTTAGCTTGGAATACAAGCCTCCGGAACTAAACCTACACACCAAAAGACAAACCAACACCcggatttctgatttcttttgttCCGTTCCCTACACAAAATACTAAATATAAGTCAAAAAGCCTGGCTCCCTCTCAAAGCCAGTCTCAAAACATGCATGAAGTACAAGGACTAATCACATGAAAATGTAGATAAAAACATATGGGACAGAGAATGGTGAGAGGGAACTGGGCAAGCTCTCACCGGAGCTCCAGGGACAAAGAACACTCTGTAGAAAGAGCAAGTAGTAAAATAGGGCAGTTGGAAAGCATGGATAAAGTTAAACTCCAGGAGAATTTTCATGGCCACAATAGCAAAGAAATAGATAATGCAAATACTTTGctcaaatattttttctgtaaatAGTCTTAACAACCATAACATTAATGAAAACGTCAGCATAAGCTGCAGTTCATATAAGCGAAAATATAATGATAGCACAACAGAATTTTGGTAGCCAGGAAAATATGAAACGACACCTTgagtttataatatttaatagtcTGTGCACAGGGGACTCATGGTCAGGATCAGGATGGTAAGGAAAACGGTCATGGAACTGCGTGAATTTTCAAGGGAAAGGGCATTTGTTCCTGGCACATCAGTTTATCACTCTTGTCTGTAACATACAGGCTGGAATTTGGATGAGGAATACATTGAATATGTTTGGTAGGATGGACATTTAACtaacttttctgtttgtttgtttgtttgtttgtttctgaaacagAGTCTCCCTCGGTATCCCTACCTGGACTGTAACCCGATATAGATAGCAGACTTGCTTCTATCTCATAAagctatgcctgcctctgcctcttgagtgctaggatgaaAGACCTACTCCACCGTGCCTGACAtgaatttcactttttttttccccttttaaggTGTTTATTTCAGGCACTTGTTACAACAGACAGCAGATTGACACACTGTACTTTATCCAGGCCAGCTTAATGTTCTGCTTATTGATTACCATCTATCACAGCACCCAGGGTGCAAAGTACACAAGACTATGTACTGGGTCTCAGCCTCACTGGAATCCTGGCAAACACAGCATAGTGGTAGGTATGTTTTTCAtactgaggtgggagtgggagccaTGGacacctgtattttctttagttcTGACTTCTAAAATAGTCTTCTCATTAAACCAAAGTCTGAGACATAGACAGCCTTGCTTTCTTCAAGTTTCCAGTGAGTCTTTGGTCCTGTCTTAATCTGCAGCTGGGTCTCCAGATAATACTCAAGGCCCTGCCATGCTCTTTCCTTAGGGCACTGGTTCCTAAGTTCTGAGCCTTCACCCTGGAGTCTTATAGCAGCTTGGGTGACTAGGTGCTTCTCCTGGTCCAAATGTCCTCCaaacttctcttttttcttttctttttttttttttttttttttgttcccattctctttttttattggatattttatttacacttcagatgccatcccctttccccattcccccccttagaaaacccctatcccatacccccttttcctttttgcacttatacattttttttaaaaaatgttaatcataggctttataagtttggtattgttcaatcagaggtgtaacccactacccaacctagatataacaactatctttgactggtggagatacatgaacatctgcctccctgtctcccccctctttctctctctcatcacctagcttctcctctccttcttcttctcctcttcttactctttctcttcctctcagtactcctcccaccttagttcctcctacatatcacccttcctgttaaaatgaaacttttctctcaaaatacatttagaacataattatgccaatttgtaccagtgaggtacaagatagtcctaataccctgtccatcattttgttgactaaccagaacctctgtcatctatcctaactaaaacacttagttctgaacctggccttttccttggctttaggatgaatgtcagctgccgaccatccactcaaatcttttctctcgaggtaaatagccaagattggctatgagactaaaagttttcaaccctgtcagaaatctagaatgactgagttaactataattgtgggaaccacaaagtatagcttctttttttttttttcccacaagactgGGGAAATGGGACACagcagcgggactcgaacccgcgCACCTAAAGacggtgcgccctctgcgggcaGGAGCCT
This genomic stretch from Arvicanthis niloticus isolate mArvNil1 chromosome 30, mArvNil1.pat.X, whole genome shotgun sequence harbors:
- the LOC143440925 gene encoding uncharacterized protein LOC143440925, producing MLHPISDSSEPLGEKVFISGTCYNRQQIDTLYFIQASLMFCLLITIYHSTQGAKYTRLCTGSQPHWNPGKHSIVGLVVLVYGQDFTVDTVYKSNHCSSMPADT